Proteins found in one Methylosinus sp. PW1 genomic segment:
- a CDS encoding efflux RND transporter periplasmic adaptor subunit, producing MSSDLTEAAPPFIGAARRLLPRRNLTRWIVAGLVGAVAIGAWRYWAAETPASPSPGRGPTIAVAVAEITRGDFPVVFSGLGTVTASATSVVKAQVSGPLVEVRYKEGQIVKAGDILARIDPRPFDLAVAQAQAQLQKDEALLQNAERDLARYELLRTKVKDAVSGQQLDTQRALIGQYRAAVEMDRAQVGQAKLNLSYADIAAPIDGRIGLRLVDPGNIVQTNDQNGIAVVTRLSPITVIFTLPEVRLQSVLKRFRSGEALAVVAYDHEHSQALAHGVLYAIDNQIDATSGTVKLRAEFSNEDEKLYPNQFVNAELTVETLLNVALAPAPAIQRGAKGPFVYVLESDDKVSVKPVRIGPSDGERAVIEGGLTPGQRVVVEGVDKLRDGAKVTLAAGPGAEKKSPPAEGRRPEKAPAP from the coding sequence ATGAGTTCCGATCTGACCGAAGCGGCCCCTCCTTTCATCGGAGCGGCGAGACGCTTGCTGCCGCGTCGGAACCTCACTCGCTGGATCGTCGCGGGGCTCGTCGGCGCTGTCGCGATAGGCGCATGGCGCTATTGGGCCGCCGAAACGCCAGCTTCTCCCTCGCCCGGCCGCGGACCGACCATCGCCGTCGCCGTCGCGGAGATCACGCGCGGGGACTTTCCGGTCGTCTTCTCGGGCCTCGGCACAGTGACCGCCTCCGCGACATCGGTGGTGAAAGCGCAGGTCTCCGGCCCGCTGGTGGAGGTTCGCTACAAGGAGGGCCAGATTGTCAAGGCCGGCGACATTCTCGCGCGCATAGACCCCCGGCCTTTCGATCTTGCCGTGGCGCAGGCGCAGGCCCAGCTCCAGAAGGACGAGGCGCTTCTGCAGAACGCCGAGCGCGATCTCGCCCGCTATGAGCTGCTGCGCACGAAGGTGAAGGACGCCGTCTCCGGCCAGCAGCTCGACACGCAGCGCGCGCTCATCGGCCAATATCGCGCCGCCGTCGAGATGGATCGCGCGCAGGTCGGACAGGCGAAATTGAATCTCAGCTACGCCGATATCGCAGCGCCGATCGACGGCCGCATCGGCCTGCGTCTCGTCGACCCCGGCAATATCGTGCAGACCAATGATCAGAACGGCATAGCCGTGGTGACGCGGCTCTCGCCGATCACGGTGATCTTCACTCTGCCGGAGGTGAGGCTGCAGAGCGTGCTGAAGCGTTTTCGCTCCGGCGAGGCGCTTGCCGTCGTCGCCTATGATCACGAGCATTCGCAGGCGCTCGCGCATGGCGTTCTCTATGCGATCGACAATCAGATCGACGCGACCTCCGGCACGGTGAAGCTGCGCGCCGAATTCTCCAATGAGGACGAGAAGCTCTACCCAAATCAATTCGTCAACGCCGAATTGACGGTGGAGACGCTGCTCAATGTCGCGCTCGCCCCGGCGCCGGCGATTCAGCGCGGCGCCAAAGGGCCTTTCGTCTATGTGCTGGAGAGCGACGACAAGGTCTCCGTGAAGCCGGTTCGGATCGGCCCGAGCGACGGCGAGCGCGCGGTGATCGAGGGCGGCCTCACGCCCGGACAGCGCGTGGTGGTGGAAGGCGTGGACAAGCTGCGCGACGGCGCCAAGGTGACGCTCGCCGCCGGACCGGGCGCGGAGAAGAAATCCCCTCCCGCCGAGGGGCGTCGTCCAGAAAAAGCCCCGGCGCCGTGA
- the ribA gene encoding GTP cyclohydrolase II RibA, with protein MTISSSRPGFRDAPGEIEVERAIAEIRAGRSIILHENGERILALAAEALDSFYCESFDRLGRADARLALSAPRLRRLGAQRREAGAVAMPVLDVARAHALAFDSDARLDAPAAALSTLEECAVELMRLAQVLPAAIIAGAEGAEAGFARPLEVASANVAAYQSTRLAALRIVSRARVPLEGAPDSEFIVFRGGEGLRDQVAIVIGEPNFARAVNVRLHSACLTGDLFGSLKCDCGDQLRYTARFMTENGGGVLLYLDQEGRGNGLANKIRAYDLQARGFDTYDADETLGFDKDQRRFAFAAEMLKLLGARRVQLLTNNPEKIDALTQAGLEVVADQRIMGRRNTHNVRYLAAKRDKAGHLIDLDRAPA; from the coding sequence GTGACAATCTCATCCTCTCGACCGGGTTTCCGCGACGCCCCGGGGGAAATCGAAGTCGAGCGCGCCATCGCCGAAATCCGCGCCGGACGGTCGATCATTCTGCATGAGAATGGAGAGCGCATTCTCGCTCTCGCCGCCGAGGCGCTCGACTCCTTCTATTGCGAGAGCTTCGATCGTCTCGGCCGCGCCGACGCGCGCCTCGCCCTCTCGGCGCCGCGCTTGCGCCGCCTCGGCGCGCAGCGCCGCGAGGCCGGCGCCGTCGCAATGCCCGTGCTCGACGTCGCGCGGGCGCACGCCCTCGCTTTCGATTCCGATGCGCGCCTCGATGCGCCCGCCGCCGCTCTGTCCACGCTCGAGGAATGCGCAGTAGAGCTGATGCGTCTCGCACAAGTGCTTCCCGCGGCGATCATCGCCGGCGCGGAGGGCGCCGAAGCGGGGTTCGCCCGCCCGCTCGAGGTCGCCAGCGCCAATGTCGCCGCCTACCAGTCCACACGCCTCGCGGCTCTGCGGATCGTCTCACGCGCGCGCGTGCCGCTCGAGGGCGCGCCAGACAGCGAGTTCATCGTGTTTCGCGGCGGCGAAGGATTGCGAGATCAGGTGGCGATCGTCATCGGCGAGCCGAATTTCGCGCGCGCCGTCAATGTGCGCCTGCACTCGGCCTGCCTCACCGGCGATCTCTTCGGCAGCCTCAAATGCGATTGCGGCGATCAATTGCGCTATACGGCGCGCTTCATGACCGAGAATGGCGGCGGCGTGCTGCTCTATCTCGATCAGGAAGGCCGCGGCAACGGGCTCGCCAACAAGATTCGCGCCTACGACCTTCAAGCGCGCGGCTTCGACACCTATGACGCCGACGAGACGCTCGGCTTCGACAAAGACCAGCGGCGTTTCGCCTTCGCCGCCGAAATGCTGAAGCTGCTCGGCGCGCGCCGCGTGCAGCTGCTCACCAATAATCCCGAGAAGATCGACGCGCTCACGCAAGCAGGGCTCGAGGTTGTCGCCGACCAGCGCATAATGGGGCGCCGAAACACCCATAATGTCCGCTATTTGGCCGCCAAGCGCGACAAGGCTGGACATCTCATCGACCTCGACCGCGCCCCCGCCTGA
- a CDS encoding aryl-sulfate sulfotransferase, translating into MARGRHRFSIETLFGTSFLRSACVGALAAAAAGASAEPSVYPTGATIYDPARAYNSYVLFAGGDDVTRLVDLTGKVVREWKYTGQPVSFIDPALVEGARGHIFVTLESEEGRGTDLTPGRAQTRVRKTVGEVDWDGKPVWSFGSAAPGGVARQHHDITRLPNGNTLLLANISYPLPGFAAPQVLDDVAYEANPDGDIVWTWAASDHIDEIGFTADELKLIKGSKNPDYLHVNDLKPVGPNHWYDEGDARFAPDNLIFDSRNGNFIAIVDRKTRKIVWTLGPHFPPVSEDGTTTSRKVPRPVDQISGQHDAHIIPKGLPGAGNLLVFDNQGEAGYPRASVTFTGGSRVLEIDPVTKQIVWQYTGASSGNPGWTFRSTHISNARRLPNGNTFIDEGQIGRFFQVTPEGEIVWEYLNPYPRRGKDAQTGRPTLNYSVYRAQPVPYDWAPEGTPHAEAAIAPPENAGFRVTSK; encoded by the coding sequence ATGGCCCGCGGCAGGCATCGCTTTTCGATCGAAACCCTTTTCGGAACGTCGTTTTTGCGCAGCGCCTGCGTGGGCGCTCTCGCGGCGGCGGCGGCCGGCGCCTCGGCGGAGCCCAGCGTCTATCCGACGGGCGCGACCATCTACGATCCTGCGCGCGCCTATAATTCTTATGTTCTCTTCGCCGGCGGCGACGATGTGACGAGGCTCGTCGATCTCACCGGCAAGGTCGTGCGCGAGTGGAAATATACGGGCCAGCCCGTTTCCTTCATCGATCCGGCGCTCGTTGAGGGCGCGCGCGGGCATATATTCGTCACGCTGGAGAGCGAGGAGGGCAGGGGAACCGATCTCACGCCCGGCCGCGCCCAGACGCGCGTGCGCAAGACGGTCGGCGAGGTCGATTGGGACGGCAAGCCCGTGTGGAGCTTCGGCTCCGCGGCGCCGGGCGGCGTCGCGCGCCAGCATCATGACATAACGCGCCTGCCCAATGGCAACACGCTGCTGCTCGCCAATATCTCCTATCCGCTTCCCGGCTTCGCAGCGCCGCAAGTTCTGGACGATGTCGCTTACGAGGCGAATCCAGACGGTGATATCGTGTGGACCTGGGCGGCTTCGGATCATATCGACGAGATCGGCTTCACGGCCGATGAGCTGAAGCTGATAAAGGGCTCGAAGAATCCGGACTATCTCCATGTCAATGATCTGAAGCCCGTCGGCCCCAATCATTGGTATGACGAGGGCGATGCGCGTTTTGCGCCGGACAATCTCATCTTCGACTCACGCAACGGCAATTTCATCGCCATCGTCGATCGCAAGACGCGCAAGATCGTCTGGACGCTGGGGCCGCATTTCCCGCCGGTGTCGGAGGATGGAACGACGACATCGCGCAAGGTTCCGCGGCCAGTCGATCAAATCTCCGGCCAGCATGACGCGCATATAATTCCCAAGGGTCTGCCCGGCGCCGGCAATCTTCTCGTCTTCGACAATCAGGGCGAGGCCGGCTATCCGCGCGCTTCCGTCACCTTCACGGGCGGCTCGCGCGTGCTGGAGATCGATCCGGTCACTAAGCAGATCGTCTGGCAATATACCGGCGCGAGCTCCGGCAACCCCGGCTGGACCTTCCGCAGCACGCATATCAGCAATGCGCGGCGCCTGCCCAATGGCAATACATTCATCGACGAAGGTCAGATCGGGCGCTTCTTCCAGGTGACGCCCGAGGGCGAGATCGTCTGGGAATATCTCAATCCCTATCCGCGGCGCGGCAAGGACGCTCAGACGGGAAGGCCGACGCTCAATTACAGCGTCTATCGCGCGCAGCCCGTGCCTTACGACTGGGCGCCGGAGGGGACGCCGCATGCGGAGGCGGCCATAGCGCCGCCGGAGAACGCAGGCTTTCGCGTGACATCCAAATGA
- a CDS encoding acylphosphatase: MTSPQSERRIARIIVEGHVQNVGYRVFVAREAGRLHLAGWVRNRADGSVETLIAGHAVVVDEFLALAAKGPATARIDSYRVDEADAHALAEGGGESGFVAAPAA; this comes from the coding sequence GTGACGTCGCCGCAAAGCGAGAGACGCATCGCCCGCATCATCGTCGAAGGGCATGTGCAGAATGTCGGCTATCGCGTCTTTGTCGCCCGCGAGGCCGGGCGGCTGCATCTCGCCGGCTGGGTCCGCAATCGCGCCGACGGCTCGGTGGAGACGCTGATCGCCGGTCACGCGGTTGTCGTCGACGAGTTTCTCGCTCTCGCGGCGAAAGGGCCAGCGACAGCGCGCATCGATTCCTATCGTGTCGACGAGGCCGACGCTCACGCGCTCGCGGAAGGCGGCGGCGAGAGCGGTTTCGTCGCCGCGCCGGCGGCGTGA
- a CDS encoding MBL fold metallo-hydrolase: MSIRSFKTLAGLGLTASVFAGAAHAASLQEAATLASAASVKTLEFAGAGHWHQFGQAPIPGGDWPKFDVSAYSAAIDFDKAAERVLITRSQTPDGRARPAPVEQKLEWSIVGDKAWNVAPPQGAAPGAAPVATPAPAAVDERVAEIWATPQGFLKAALANNAKSETAGSGVEVSFAIGARRFVGTIGADNHVSAIKTWVDTPVLGDTLIETHFSGYKDFGGLHFPAEIHRSEGGHEILHVNVASAKANGAVDIAVPANVASATAPVVTVASEKLADGVFYLTGGTHHSLAVEEKDHVVLIEAPLSEERSIALLQKIGEIIPGKPVKYVVNSHVHFDHSGGLRTFVDAGATIVTQDISKAYYEKAWAAPHTLRPDRLAASKKAAKFETYEHKHALGDLHAIEIHHIAGSGHSDDLALVYLPKEKLVIEADAYTPAAVGAPPPATPNPFSVNLYDNIQKLHLDVERIAGLHGRVATIDELRAAIGLKKAAAN, from the coding sequence ATGTCGATACGCAGTTTCAAGACGCTCGCCGGTTTAGGACTGACGGCGTCGGTCTTTGCGGGAGCGGCGCACGCCGCCTCGCTGCAGGAGGCGGCGACGCTCGCCTCCGCCGCCAGCGTCAAAACGCTGGAATTCGCCGGCGCCGGCCATTGGCATCAGTTCGGCCAGGCCCCGATTCCCGGCGGCGATTGGCCGAAGTTCGACGTCTCCGCCTATAGCGCGGCGATCGACTTCGACAAGGCTGCCGAGCGCGTGCTCATCACCCGCTCGCAGACGCCCGACGGCCGCGCCCGTCCCGCTCCCGTCGAGCAGAAGCTCGAATGGTCCATCGTCGGCGACAAGGCTTGGAATGTCGCGCCGCCGCAGGGCGCGGCTCCGGGCGCCGCTCCGGTGGCGACGCCGGCTCCGGCCGCAGTGGACGAGCGCGTCGCCGAAATCTGGGCGACGCCGCAGGGCTTTCTGAAAGCCGCTCTCGCCAATAATGCGAAATCGGAGACCGCCGGCTCCGGCGTCGAGGTCTCCTTCGCCATTGGCGCACGCCGCTTCGTCGGCACGATCGGAGCCGATAATCATGTGTCGGCGATCAAGACCTGGGTCGACACGCCGGTGCTGGGCGACACGCTGATCGAGACGCATTTCTCGGGCTATAAGGATTTCGGCGGGCTGCATTTCCCGGCCGAGATTCATCGCAGCGAAGGCGGCCACGAGATTCTGCATGTCAATGTCGCTTCGGCCAAGGCCAACGGCGCCGTCGACATTGCGGTTCCCGCCAATGTCGCGAGCGCGACCGCGCCCGTCGTCACCGTGGCGTCCGAGAAGCTCGCCGATGGCGTCTTCTATCTCACCGGCGGCACGCACCACAGCCTCGCGGTTGAAGAGAAGGACCATGTGGTGCTGATCGAGGCGCCGCTCAGCGAGGAGCGTTCGATCGCGCTGCTCCAGAAGATCGGCGAGATCATTCCCGGCAAGCCGGTGAAATATGTGGTCAACAGCCATGTGCATTTCGACCATTCGGGCGGTCTGCGCACTTTCGTCGACGCCGGCGCGACCATTGTGACGCAGGACATCAGCAAGGCCTATTACGAGAAGGCCTGGGCCGCGCCGCATACGCTGCGTCCCGATCGTCTCGCGGCCTCGAAGAAGGCGGCGAAGTTCGAGACCTATGAGCATAAGCACGCGCTCGGCGACCTGCATGCGATCGAGATTCATCACATCGCCGGCAGCGGCCATTCGGATGATCTCGCGCTCGTCTATCTGCCGAAGGAGAAGCTGGTGATCGAGGCCGACGCCTATACGCCGGCCGCGGTCGGCGCGCCGCCGCCGGCGACGCCCAATCCGTTCTCGGTCAATCTCTACGACAATATTCAGAAGCTCCATCTCGATGTCGAGCGCATCGCCGGCCTGCATGGGCGCGTCGCGACCATCGACGAGCTGCGCGCGGCGATCGGCCTGAAAAAAGCCGCCGCCAATTGA
- a CDS encoding bifunctional 5,10-methylenetetrahydrofolate dehydrogenase/5,10-methenyltetrahydrofolate cyclohydrolase encodes MQKIYSKEIVAARKAALTEAIVALKARGVTPKLAAVVCSSDPAALSYVAVKRKHAEEVGAAFEGVDLSHAGSYADIAAHMRDLCARPDIHGVIVVMSSKPEFDEIDVTNLIPASKDADGLSVGNLGALLQNGPHQRFIAPATPRACIAMAETQGPLAGKTVAVIGRGRTVGKPLANMLVNAGATVTICHSATPDIPKFSRAADIVFVATGRPHFFGRDYFADGQLVVDAGVGFIDGKLAGDVDAAALEGLDIRLTAVPGGVGPLTSVLILENLLSLIAHAEAAHRL; translated from the coding sequence ATGCAGAAAATCTACAGCAAGGAGATCGTCGCCGCCCGCAAGGCGGCGCTCACGGAGGCGATCGTCGCGCTGAAGGCGCGCGGCGTCACGCCCAAGCTCGCCGCCGTCGTCTGCTCTTCCGATCCGGCGGCGCTGAGCTATGTCGCCGTCAAGCGCAAGCATGCGGAGGAAGTCGGCGCCGCTTTCGAGGGCGTCGATCTCTCACATGCCGGCTCCTATGCCGATATAGCCGCGCATATGCGTGACCTCTGCGCGCGCCCGGATATTCACGGCGTCATCGTGGTTATGTCCTCCAAGCCCGAATTCGACGAGATCGACGTGACCAATCTCATTCCCGCGAGCAAGGACGCGGATGGGCTCTCCGTCGGCAATCTCGGCGCGCTGCTGCAGAATGGGCCGCATCAGCGCTTCATCGCGCCCGCGACGCCGCGCGCCTGCATCGCCATGGCGGAGACGCAAGGGCCGCTCGCCGGCAAGACGGTCGCCGTCATCGGCCGCGGCCGCACCGTCGGCAAGCCGCTCGCCAATATGCTGGTCAACGCCGGCGCCACAGTGACGATCTGCCATTCGGCGACGCCGGACATTCCGAAATTCTCGCGCGCGGCCGATATCGTCTTCGTGGCGACGGGCCGTCCGCATTTCTTCGGTCGCGATTATTTTGCGGATGGGCAGCTCGTCGTCGACGCCGGCGTCGGCTTCATCGACGGCAAGCTCGCCGGCGATGTGGATGCGGCCGCGCTCGAGGGGCTGGACATTCGCCTCACCGCGGTTCCCGGTGGAGTAGGGCCGCTGACCTCGGTTCTCATTCTGGAAAATCTCCTGTCGCTGATCGCCCATGCCGAGGCGGCGCATCGTCTGTGA
- a CDS encoding Rieske 2Fe-2S domain-containing protein encodes MAFTFICNTSAVSEGAMGLFQAGRKSVLLVWPAGGELKAFRGRCPHADMPLNEASFDGKTVLCNYHNWGFDGVNGKCVTHLVRNALHPYELKIEGDEIQVDLGPAKVARAPA; translated from the coding sequence ATGGCGTTCACCTTTATCTGCAACACCAGCGCCGTGAGCGAAGGGGCCATGGGCCTGTTTCAGGCCGGCCGCAAGAGCGTTCTGCTGGTCTGGCCGGCCGGCGGCGAGCTGAAGGCTTTTCGCGGCCGCTGTCCACATGCCGACATGCCGCTCAATGAAGCCAGTTTCGACGGCAAGACCGTGCTCTGCAATTATCACAATTGGGGCTTCGACGGCGTCAACGGCAAATGCGTGACGCATCTCGTCCGCAACGCCCTGCATCCTTACGAGCTGAAGATAGAGGGCGACGAGATCCAGGTCGATCTCGGTCCGGCCAAGGTCGCGCGCGCGCCGGCGTGA
- a CDS encoding SRPBCC domain-containing protein → MTETRSITTEKDFEHPVDAVWRAMTDSEWLAVWFFPNDIRPEVGHSFTIWSRPIERWDGEFQCKVLEVVPGEKLSFRWKGGHEELKGFGHYMDVTVTWTISALPDGGTHFHFIQEGISTEPTSDALYDIMLKGADSVMRSLAKRIPDLLEHEP, encoded by the coding sequence GTGACCGAGACGCGAAGCATCACGACCGAGAAAGATTTCGAGCATCCGGTCGACGCAGTCTGGCGCGCCATGACGGATTCGGAATGGCTCGCCGTCTGGTTTTTCCCCAATGACATCCGGCCCGAGGTCGGACATTCCTTCACCATCTGGAGCCGCCCGATCGAGCGTTGGGACGGCGAGTTCCAATGCAAGGTGCTCGAGGTCGTCCCCGGCGAGAAGCTCAGTTTCCGCTGGAAGGGCGGCCATGAGGAGCTCAAGGGATTCGGTCACTATATGGATGTGACCGTCACCTGGACGATCTCCGCTCTGCCCGATGGCGGCACGCATTTCCACTTCATCCAGGAGGGGATCTCCACCGAGCCGACCTCCGACGCGCTCTATGACATCATGCTCAAAGGCGCGGACAGCGTGATGCGCAGCCTCGCCAAGCGCATCCCCGATCTCCTCGAGCACGAGCCCTGA
- a CDS encoding HWE histidine kinase domain-containing protein — protein sequence MTAGDAPQSVELSICDREPIHTPGAIQPHGVLLALDPDDMRIDQIAGDTQALLGASHSALLGQNLEARLGAVAATRLTRLVADEGPRSCLAFETEASGGAAALEGVVHIGDRVILIELEPRRADVERDPLGLVQNMLSATAPAETIEAYAEAITRETAKATGFDHVMVYRFLPDGSGSVIAETAAESCDSYLGLRFPASDIPQQARKLYVTNWLRLIPDARYTPAPIEPALSRSTGRPLDLSYSMLRSVSPVHLRYLANMGVRASMSLSIVVGGKLFGLVACHHRTPHFLDLRRRAACELFAQMISLEFQSRLDGETSKRRMRAGEVQSRLVGAMSGRGDLAGALLGGQPNLLDLIEADGCAVCVEGECATLGRAPSVAQIGALVGWIHEHAQQGVLSTDRLPLSYAPAEAYRDVASGVLAIGVSRAPKDYVLFFRGELRQVVRWAGNPAKAVEADGETLTPRASFEAWEETVRLQSRAWSDTEIEIARSLRSAILEVFVHALDLAVRERQAAQARQDFLMAELEHRVKNTLSVIQSLVRFTARSSASLEEFNATLQSRLLTMARVQNLLTQSRWEGLSIRAIVEDELAPFRQAETNVCHISGEPIALKPKAALAVSMAIHELATNAAKYGALSAPGGVVRVDWRRRREKGEERVELIWKESKGPKVVPPERSGFGRMLIERTLAIDLGGAAELSFAASGVECRLRIPVSQIAFAKGPRESEKRPPRGDGDAEPTPRALSHRRVLLVEDAALVAISVRELLEEWGMEIAHSCATVWDGLRAALRPDFDVALLDIDLDGEPVWPVADALAQAHVPFVFTTGFESRIVTPARFAGRPVVAKPYASEELVGALSRAMSQDASTSAASRPRASRA from the coding sequence ATGACGGCAGGAGACGCCCCGCAGAGCGTCGAGCTATCGATTTGCGATCGGGAGCCGATCCACACGCCGGGGGCGATCCAGCCACATGGCGTGCTTCTGGCCCTCGATCCAGACGATATGCGTATCGACCAGATCGCCGGCGACACGCAGGCGCTGCTCGGCGCCTCGCATAGCGCTCTGCTCGGCCAGAATTTGGAGGCGCGGCTCGGCGCGGTCGCGGCGACGCGGCTGACGCGCCTCGTCGCCGACGAGGGGCCGCGCTCCTGCCTCGCCTTCGAGACCGAGGCGAGCGGCGGCGCGGCCGCGCTCGAGGGCGTCGTCCATATAGGCGATCGGGTGATCCTCATCGAGCTGGAGCCGCGGCGCGCCGACGTCGAGCGTGATCCGCTCGGGCTCGTGCAGAACATGCTCTCCGCGACGGCGCCGGCCGAGACCATAGAGGCCTATGCCGAGGCGATAACTCGAGAGACGGCGAAGGCCACGGGCTTCGACCATGTGATGGTCTATCGCTTTTTGCCGGACGGCTCGGGAAGCGTCATCGCCGAGACGGCGGCGGAGAGTTGCGATTCCTATCTCGGTCTGCGCTTTCCCGCCTCCGACATTCCGCAGCAGGCGCGCAAGCTCTATGTGACCAATTGGCTGCGCCTCATACCGGACGCGCGCTACACGCCGGCGCCGATAGAGCCGGCGCTCTCGCGCTCCACCGGCCGCCCGCTCGATCTCAGCTACAGCATGTTGCGCAGCGTCTCGCCTGTGCATTTGCGCTATCTCGCCAATATGGGCGTGCGCGCCTCCATGTCCTTGTCGATCGTCGTCGGCGGCAAGCTGTTCGGCCTCGTCGCCTGCCATCATCGCACGCCGCATTTTCTCGATTTGCGCCGTCGCGCCGCTTGCGAGCTGTTCGCGCAGATGATCTCGCTCGAGTTTCAGAGCCGCCTCGACGGTGAGACGTCAAAGCGGCGCATGCGCGCGGGTGAGGTGCAGAGCCGTCTCGTCGGCGCCATGTCCGGCCGTGGCGATCTCGCCGGCGCGCTGCTCGGCGGGCAGCCCAATCTGCTCGATCTGATCGAGGCCGACGGCTGCGCGGTCTGCGTCGAGGGCGAATGCGCGACGCTCGGCCGCGCGCCTTCCGTCGCGCAGATCGGCGCGCTGGTCGGCTGGATTCACGAGCATGCGCAGCAGGGCGTGCTCTCGACCGATCGCCTGCCGCTCTCCTATGCGCCGGCGGAGGCCTATCGCGACGTCGCCTCCGGCGTTCTCGCCATCGGCGTCTCGCGCGCGCCGAAGGATTATGTGCTGTTTTTCCGCGGCGAGCTGCGGCAGGTCGTGCGCTGGGCGGGAAATCCCGCCAAGGCGGTGGAGGCGGATGGCGAGACGCTGACGCCGCGCGCCTCCTTCGAGGCCTGGGAAGAGACTGTGCGCCTGCAATCGCGCGCCTGGAGCGACACGGAGATAGAAATCGCGCGGTCGCTGCGCTCGGCTATCCTCGAGGTCTTCGTTCATGCGCTCGATCTCGCCGTGCGCGAGCGGCAGGCGGCGCAGGCGCGTCAGGATTTTCTGATGGCCGAGCTCGAGCATCGCGTGAAGAACACGCTGTCGGTGATCCAATCGCTGGTGCGCTTCACGGCGCGCTCCTCCGCTTCGCTCGAGGAGTTCAACGCGACATTGCAGAGCCGGCTGCTGACGATGGCGCGCGTGCAAAATCTGCTGACGCAGAGCCGATGGGAAGGACTGTCGATCCGCGCCATCGTCGAGGACGAGCTCGCGCCCTTTCGCCAAGCGGAGACGAACGTCTGCCACATCAGCGGCGAGCCGATCGCCTTGAAGCCCAAGGCGGCGCTCGCCGTCAGCATGGCGATTCACGAGCTCGCCACCAACGCCGCCAAATATGGCGCGCTCTCTGCGCCGGGCGGCGTGGTGCGCGTCGATTGGCGCCGTCGCCGCGAGAAGGGCGAGGAGCGCGTCGAGCTGATCTGGAAGGAGAGCAAAGGCCCGAAGGTCGTTCCGCCGGAGCGCTCCGGCTTCGGCCGCATGCTGATCGAGCGCACGCTGGCGATCGATCTCGGCGGCGCGGCGGAGCTGAGCTTCGCGGCGAGCGGCGTCGAATGCCGCCTGCGCATTCCCGTCTCGCAGATCGCCTTCGCCAAGGGGCCGCGCGAGAGCGAGAAGCGGCCGCCGCGCGGCGACGGCGACGCGGAGCCGACCCCGCGAGCCCTGTCGCATCGGCGCGTTCTGCTGGTCGAGGACGCCGCTCTCGTCGCGATCTCCGTCCGCGAGCTGCTGGAGGAATGGGGCATGGAGATCGCGCATAGCTGCGCCACGGTCTGGGACGGCTTGCGCGCGGCGCTGCGGCCCGATTTCGACGTCGCTCTGCTCGATATAGATCTCGACGGCGAGCCGGTATGGCCGGTCGCCGACGCGCTGGCGCAGGCGCATGTTCCTTTCGTCTTCACCACGGGCTTCGAGAGTCGCATCGTGACGCCTGCGCGCTTCGCCGGCCGTCCCGTCGTCGCCAAGCCCTATGCGTCGGAGGAGCTGGTCGGCGCGCTCTCGCGCGCAATGTCGCAAGACGCCTCGACAAGCGCGGCCTCGCGGCCGCGGGCGTCGCGCGCGTGA
- a CDS encoding biliverdin-producing heme oxygenase, producing the protein MSVAGEIVSPARTALRSATRAAHLRLHAHPTLAALAAGTIAAPQYSRLLGRLYGFHLPFERALIEAALGHGVDLRIGARAHLLTRDLLDLGASGEFIARLPMAEAPALSEPGEWLGALYVREGSSLGAAFLAAALDPLLGAGCARGRRFFSGGETEDWRLCCAALEAGAARGLLPAMIHGAQASFHALEHWLADHE; encoded by the coding sequence GTGAGCGTCGCGGGCGAGATCGTATCACCGGCGCGCACGGCGCTGCGCAGCGCGACGCGGGCGGCGCATCTGCGGCTGCATGCGCATCCGACGTTGGCGGCGCTCGCCGCGGGGACGATCGCAGCGCCGCAATATTCGCGCCTGCTCGGGCGGCTCTATGGATTTCATCTGCCTTTCGAGCGCGCGCTGATCGAGGCCGCGCTCGGCCATGGCGTCGATCTGCGCATCGGCGCCCGCGCGCATCTTTTGACGCGCGATCTTCTCGATCTCGGCGCGAGCGGCGAATTCATCGCGCGTCTGCCCATGGCGGAGGCGCCGGCGCTGAGCGAGCCGGGCGAATGGCTCGGCGCGCTCTATGTGCGCGAAGGATCGAGCCTCGGCGCGGCCTTTCTCGCCGCCGCGCTCGATCCGCTGCTCGGCGCCGGCTGCGCGCGCGGCCGGCGGTTCTTCTCCGGCGGCGAGACGGAGGATTGGCGTCTCTGCTGCGCGGCGCTGGAGGCGGGCGCGGCGCGCGGCCTGCTGCCAGCGATGATTCATGGCGCGCAGGCGAGCTTTCACGCGCTCGAGCATTGGCTCGCCGATCACGAATAG